AACTTGCTGCAAAACCGCGAGTGTGACACCTATGACCAATACAAATCGTATGCCCGGCTCAAATAATTGGGTGATGGATTCACTCTTGCGTTCCACGGCAGTCTCGATTTCTTTCAGCTCTGCCTCGGCGTGTGTCGATCCTCCGACACGCTGCAGTATCACCTGAGCCGCATTGCGGCGGCCCCGCTTGCAGAGCCAACGCGGAGACTCAGGCACGAAGAACAACAATATCAGCAATACCAGTGAAGGCAATGCCTCTGAACCAAACATCCAGCGCCAACCAGCTTGTACGTTCCACGCCTCGTCTCCTTGTCGCGCGATGTAGAAATTGACGAAATAAACCGCCAGCATTCCTGACACGATGGCCATTTGGTTAATCGACACCATCCGTCCACGCAGATGGGAAGGGGAGATCTCGGCGATATACATGGGGGAAGCCATCGAAGCGATGCCAACACCCACCCCTCCCACGATCCGGAAGATAATGAACTCCGTCAGGTTTCGTGGTAACGCCGTGCCTATGGCGGACACCAAGAACAAGATCGCGGCCAGAATCAACGCGCGGCGTCGCCCAAATCGGTCACTTACTTCCCCCGCCACCATCACGCCCAAGATGCATCCGACCAGCGCACTTGATGCCGTCCACCCAACTTCCGTAGGACCAAGCGTGAACCGCGTCTGCAGGAATCCTATCGCTCCGGAGATAACCGCCGTATCGTAGCCGAACAGGAGCCCTCCCAACGTCGCGACCAAACAGACTCCGGTCAAATAGAGTAAACTTCCCTCTTCTGCCACTGCTTTGTTGCTCATGTCAGTTCCTTGTTTTCCTGAGCCGATTCTTAGTAGCAAACGCTAGCATTAAGGCGCATGAAAACACCACTTGGCAGTATTAAAGACAGGATAAGACGAGTTTTTCATACGCGTGATTGCAGCGCGTCGGGCGGTGAAGGCGGCTGTCTCGTCTGGCCTTGATCAGGAAGGAAAACACCGCGCTCCAAGGCATTCTTGATGCGGTGCGGCCAATTCTGAACGGAAGCCGTCTATGGCCCAAAGGCTGCCGTTGTGCATCTCACGTCACTGCACATCACGATGCCGTGTGCCATGCTTTTCGCCACTCCTCTCTTGGTGCAGAGCATGAGAGTCGGCGTTCCCGGAGCTGCTCGTCTTGCGGATACCGAGTTACGGGCTCTATTCGGGTCTATTCATGACAACATGGGGTTCACACGCAGTACTCAATCCGGCTGCTTGATCTTAGCGTCGCGGCAACAGAGATCGAACTCGTAAAGCGAGTCAGGCGTATTCAAGTTCACCCATTGCAGGTCGTACTCCTCTGGAACTGCTACAAGGGCTGTCTTCGTGTGTGCTGCAAGAGAAATGGGGCGGTCCACTGATTCGATCGCGGCCATCAACCGATGGTCATACCATGCGAAGAGCGGCTCGATCTGGCCTGACTCACGCCGTTGCGGCATAACTGCCCAACGCCCCGGAATACGTTGCTCGAGCAGCCATCGCACGGCCTCGCAAGTGACCAACGGCATGTCGCATGCCAGGAAGAGCCAATCAGCGCGGGGATCCCATCGCATGGCGGAGGTTATACCGGCAATCGGCCCGCGCTTACCAGGCGCATCAGGCAACTGAACGTGTCCCGATAATGCGCCGGGAAGCTCGCCTTCACCCAGTAAACAAACTGAGTTCACTTCGGATGCGAGGATCGCGACTTGCCGTTCCAGCCACGTCTTGTCATCCAATCGCATGAGGTGCTTGGGGCGTCCCATGCGGGTAGAACGTCCTCCGAGAAGAATGCCTGCGTGCAGCGGCACGGCTTTCATGGACTCTCTGATCAACTTGGAGATGAGCGCATGGGCCACGCTGACGCGGTCTTCATTCCACCCGAGTTCAGCACGTGGAGCCTGAGAATGGAGAGGCGGATGATTCTCCTTGGCAGACCGGAGCCGAAGTTTTGCAGGTAATACACTGGCCGAAAGTTCTTCCACAATTACCAGATCGTGCTCGCGCAGCATTGATTCGCAGGCGTGGAACAACGCGAGGTCGTCCCTGGATGCGAGACGGATAGAGCGCTGGTCGATTTCGTGCGAAAACACCGTAGCGCCTGCCTTGAAGAACCTGGCATTGTCCTTGCGCGTGTGGTCGACGTCGAACGGATGCGTATTGTGCTTTATGACTGCAACAGCAAGGCCATCGCGCAGCAGCCGGGGCACAAGCTGTTCGATTAGTGTCGTCTTTCCCGAGCCGCTGCAGCCACAGATACCGACCACGGGCCAGTGGTGCGGCAAGTTCATAGCGCGGCTACGGGAGTCGGATCGGCGGTCACGTTGGTCAGTCGCGGTCCGCAGTCAGTGGTGTCGCCCCGCAGTTTCTGCAGACCGTGAGGCAGTGCAGGCAAAATCGCGTTTAGATTCTCAATCGCCGACCGTTCCGAACCTGGTAATGAGAGTATCAAAGTCTGCCCAAGTATTCCGGAGGTTGCTCGACTGAGCATGGCATGATGCGTTCGCTCGAAAGATGCGCGACGCATGGCCTCATCGAGTCCGGGGGTCAAGCGTTCTACGACCGCGCAAACGGCCTCCGGGGTCACGTCGCGCGGTGAGAATCCTGTACCTCCGACTGCCACAACAAGGTCGATACCGTGACCACTGGCATAGTGCTTGAGGCGATCTTCGATTTGTTCCTGGTCGTCAGACACGATCTCATTTGTGTAGATGTGAGACGGCAGTTGATCGCGTAATTGCTGAGCGACGGCCGGGCCGGCGGTGTCGATGCGTTCGCCCCGTGACCCCTTGTCGCTCACCGTTAGTACTACGACCTGAAACAACTGGGGAGAAATGGTTTCAAGCACGTCTACGGGGTCGCCCACGACAACACTTCCCCCCGTTCGAATGCGGACGAAGACGCCGCGGGTTGGCATAATGCAGTCGCCTGCCTTGTAGAAGATCTCGCAGCGATTGTGACAGACCTTTCCGCGTTGGGTCACAGTCAACTCCGCGGTGGCGCCGACGCGAATACGGCTTCCCAAGCCAAGCGATGCCAAATTAATACCTGCGATCACCAAGTTTTCGCCGAAAGCGCCGGGCTCGAGATTCTGCAGACCCTTAGAGCGCATCCACTCGATGTCCGAATAATCCAGCAGACTCAATTGGCGGTGCCAGGGCCCGGAATGAGCGTCTCCCTCCAGTCCCTGGTTAACAATCAGTTCACCATAGCGTAGAGCGCGTTTCTGTATACCTCTTCGTTCACTGATGCAGATAGCTTCAAGTCGTCCCATGATATTCAGTCCTCCCGCACCGTCAGATGGGGTGCTGTCCAATCTCCGGATTTCCCGCCAGACTTTGCCAGCAGGCGAACGCACGTAATGACGATGTTCTTGTCGGCAGATTTGCACATGTCATATACAGTTAGAGCCGCAACCGTGACCGCCGTCATCGCCTCCATTTCGACCCCCGTCGGCCCAGTGCAACGGGCTTCAGCCACAATGACCAATTCTTGTTGCTCGAAGCAGATATCGATATTCACGGTATCCAGCATGAGCGAGTGACACATGGGGATAATCTCGGCGGTACGTTTTGCCGCCATGATTCCAGCGATACGCGCCGTCTCCAGCACATTTCCTTTCGCGATTGCACCGGTGTTGGCTACTTGTGCCGCCACTTGGGGATTGAGTCGAACTCGTGCCTCAGCCTTCGCGGTGCGGCGAGTCAGCGGTTTATCGCCGACATCTACCATCCGGACACGGCCGTGATCATCCAGGTGGGAATAGAAAGGATTTGTCATTGTTTGGTTGGCTCCGACTGAAGAATAGTGCCGCTAAAAGG
This is a stretch of genomic DNA from Candidatus Hydrogenedentota bacterium. It encodes these proteins:
- a CDS encoding sugar porter family MFS transporter, whose translation is MSNKAVAEEGSLLYLTGVCLVATLGGLLFGYDTAVISGAIGFLQTRFTLGPTEVGWTASSALVGCILGVMVAGEVSDRFGRRRALILAAILFLVSAIGTALPRNLTEFIIFRIVGGVGVGIASMASPMYIAEISPSHLRGRMVSINQMAIVSGMLAVYFVNFYIARQGDEAWNVQAGWRWMFGSEALPSLVLLILLFFVPESPRWLCKRGRRNAAQVILQRVGGSTHAEAELKEIETAVERKSESITQLFEPGIRFVLVIGVTLAVLQQVTGINVFLYYAPEIFKKFGEGSDAALLQTVVVGAANMLFTLVAIGTVDKLGRKPLMMIGATGMGISLFAIGFGAYMQRIESWALIFILGYIASFALSLGPVVWVVLSEIFPTRIRGRAMSIATMFLWTSNFIVSQTFPMMSENPYLLDKFHGGFPFWVYGTLCVVTLLFVLVYVPETKGKSLEEIERMWVK
- the mobB gene encoding molybdopterin-guanine dinucleotide biosynthesis protein B; the encoded protein is MNLPHHWPVVGICGCSGSGKTTLIEQLVPRLLRDGLAVAVIKHNTHPFDVDHTRKDNARFFKAGATVFSHEIDQRSIRLASRDDLALFHACESMLREHDLVIVEELSASVLPAKLRLRSAKENHPPLHSQAPRAELGWNEDRVSVAHALISKLIRESMKAVPLHAGILLGGRSTRMGRPKHLMRLDDKTWLERQVAILASEVNSVCLLGEGELPGALSGHVQLPDAPGKRGPIAGITSAMRWDPRADWLFLACDMPLVTCEAVRWLLEQRIPGRWAVMPQRRESGQIEPLFAWYDHRLMAAIESVDRPISLAAHTKTALVAVPEEYDLQWVNLNTPDSLYEFDLCCRDAKIKQPD
- a CDS encoding MOSC domain-containing protein, which translates into the protein MGRLEAICISERRGIQKRALRYGELIVNQGLEGDAHSGPWHRQLSLLDYSDIEWMRSKGLQNLEPGAFGENLVIAGINLASLGLGSRIRVGATAELTVTQRGKVCHNRCEIFYKAGDCIMPTRGVFVRIRTGGSVVVGDPVDVLETISPQLFQVVVLTVSDKGSRGERIDTAGPAVAQQLRDQLPSHIYTNEIVSDDQEQIEDRLKHYASGHGIDLVVAVGGTGFSPRDVTPEAVCAVVERLTPGLDEAMRRASFERTHHAMLSRATSGILGQTLILSLPGSERSAIENLNAILPALPHGLQKLRGDTTDCGPRLTNVTADPTPVAAL
- the moaC gene encoding cyclic pyranopterin monophosphate synthase MoaC translates to MTNPFYSHLDDHGRVRMVDVGDKPLTRRTAKAEARVRLNPQVAAQVANTGAIAKGNVLETARIAGIMAAKRTAEIIPMCHSLMLDTVNIDICFEQQELVIVAEARCTGPTGVEMEAMTAVTVAALTVYDMCKSADKNIVITCVRLLAKSGGKSGDWTAPHLTVRED